The following are encoded together in the Cynocephalus volans isolate mCynVol1 chromosome 4, mCynVol1.pri, whole genome shotgun sequence genome:
- the DGKZ gene encoding diacylglycerol kinase zeta isoform X3 — MSVLGAGHSAGGGCDVASALGPAEALGTEEGEQPGARRQMWRYRSWDVPQIPAEATQTQKAITKSGLQHLAPPPPAPGAPCSESERQIRSTVDWSESATYGEHIWFETNVSGDFCYVGEQYCVAKMLQKSVSRRKCAACKIVVHTPCIEQLEKINFRCKPSFRESGSRNVREPTFVRHHWVHRRRQDGKCRHCGKGFQQKFTFHSKEIVAISCSWCKQAYHSKVSCFMLQQIEEPCSLGVHAAVVIPPTWILRARRPQNTLKASKKKKRASFKRKSSKKGPEEGRWRPFIIRPTPSPLMKPLLVFVNPKSGGNQGAKIIQSFLWYLNPRQVFDLSQGGPKEALEMYRKVHNLRILACGGDGTVGWILSTLDQLRLKPPPPVAILPLGTGNDLARTLNWGGGYTDEPVSKILSHVEEGNVVQLDRWDLRAEPNPEAGPEERDESATDRLPLDVFNNYFSLGFDAHVTLEFHESREANPEKFNSRFRNKMFYAGTAFSDFLMGSSKDLAKHIRVVCDGTDLTPKIQDLKPQCIVFLNIPRYCAGTMPWGHPGEHHDFEPQRHDDGYLEVIGFTMTSLAALQVGGHGERLTQCREVLLTTSKAIPVQVDGEPCKLAASRILITLRNQATMVQKAKRRSTAPLHSDQQPVPEQLQIQVSRVSMHDYEALHYDKEQLKEASVPLGTVVVPGDSDLELCRAHIERLQQEAGSAGAKSPACQKLSPKWCFLDATTASRFYRIDRAQEHLNYVTEIAQDEIYILDPELLGASARPDLPTPTSPLPTSPCSPTPRSLQGDAAPPQGEELIEAAKRNDFYKLQELHRAGGDLMHRDERSRTLLHHAVSTGSKEVVRYLLDHAPPEILDAVEENGETCLHQAAALGQRTICHYIVEAGASLMKTDQQGDTPRQRAEKAQDTELAAYLENRQHYQMIQREDQETAV; from the exons GAAAGCCATCACCAAGTCGGGCCTCCAGCACCTggcaccccctcctcctgctcctggggCCCCGTGCAGCGAGTCAGAGCGGCAGATCCGGAGCACCGTGGACTGGAGC GAGTCAGCGACCTATGGGGAGCACATCTGGTTCGAGACCAACGTATCAGGGGATTTCTGCTATGTTGGGGAGCAGTACTGTGTAGCCAAGATGCTG CAGAAATCGGTGTCCCGGAGAAAGTGTGCAGCCTGCAAGATCGTGGTGCACACGCCTTGCATTGAGCAGCTGGAGAAG ATAAATTTCCGCTGTAAGCCATCCTTTCGTGAATCAGGCTCCAGGAATGTCCGCGAG cCAACCTTTGTACGGCACCACTGGGTACACAGGCGACGCCAGGACGGCAAGTGTCGGCACTGTGGGAAG GGCTTCCAGCAGAAGTTCACCTTCCACAGCAAGGAGATTGTGGCCATCAGTTGTTCCTGGTGCAAGCAAGCA TATCACAGCAaggtgtcctgcttcatgctgcAGCAGATCGAGGAGCCCTGCTCCCTGGGGGTCCATGCGGCCGTGGTCATCCCACCCACCTGGATCCTCCGTGCCCGGAGGCCCCAG AATACCCTCAAggcaagcaagaagaaaaagagagcgTCCTTCAAAAGGAAATCAAGCAAGAAAGGGCCAGAG GAGGGCCGCTGGAGACCCTTCATCATCAGGCCTACCCCATCCCCACTCATGAAGCCCCTGCTGGTGTTTGTGAACCCCAAGAGTGGGGGCAACCAG GGCGCTAAGATCATCCAGTCCTTCCTTTGGTATCTCAATCCCCGACAAGTCTTTGACCTGAGCCAGGGAGGGCCCAAGGAGGC GCTGGAGATGTACCGCAAAGTACACAACCTGCGGATCCTGGCATGCGGGGGTGACGGCACA GTCGGCTGGATTCTCTCCACCCTGGACCAGCTGCGCTTAAAACCACCACCCCCTGTTGCCATACTGCCTTTGGGCACTGGCAACGACTTGGCCCGCACCCTCAACTGGGGTGGG GGCTACACAGATGAGCCTGTATCAAAGATCCTCTCCCACGTGGAGGAGGGCAACGTGGTGCAGCTGGACCGCTGGGACCTCCGCGCAGAGCCCAACCCTGAGGCAGGACCTGAGGAGCGCGATGAGAGCGCCACCGACCGG CTGCCCCTGGATGTCTTCAACAACTACTTCAGCCTGGGCTTTGATGCCCATGTCACCCTGGAGTTTCACGAGTCTCGAG AGGCCAACCCTGAGAAATTCAACAGCCGGTTTCGGAACAAGATGTTCTATGCCGGG ACAGCCTTCTCTGACTTCCTGATGGGCAGCTCCAAGGACTTGGCCAAGCACATCCGAGTGGTG TGTGATGGAACAGACCTGACCCCCAAGATTCAGGACCTGAAGCCCCAGTGCATTGTTTTCCTGAACATCCCCAg GTACTGTGCAGGTACCATGCCCTGGGGCCACCCTGGGGAGCACCACGACTTTGAGCCCCAGCGGCATGACGATGGCTACCTCGAGGTCATTGGCTTCACCATGACGTCCCTG GCAGCGCTGCAGGTGGGTGGGCACGGTGAGAGGCTGACGCAGTGCCGCGAGGTGCTGCTCACCACGTCCAAGGCGATTCCGGTGCAGGTGGACGGTGAGCCCTGCAAGCTGGCTGCCTCACGCATCCTCATCACCCTGCGCAACCAGGCCACCATGGTGCAGAAGGCCAAGCGGCGGAGCACTGCGCCTCTGCATAGCGA CCAGCAGCCAGTGCCCGAGCAGCTACAGATCCAGGTGAGCAGAGTCAGCATGCACGACTATGAAGCCCTGCATTATGACAAGGAGCAGCTCAAGGAGGCTT CTGTGCCACTGGGCACCGTGGTGGTCCCAGGAGACAGTGACCTGGAGCTGTGCCGTGCCCATATCGAGAGGCTCCAGCAG GAGGCTGGTAGTGCTGGAGCCAAGTCCCCAGCATGCCAGAAACTGTCCCCCAAGTGGTGCTTCCTGGACG ccaccactgccagCCGCTTCTACAGGATCGACCGGGCCCAG GAACACCTCAACTATGTGACTGAGATCGCACAGGACGAGATTTACATCCTGGACCCTGAGCTGCTGGGGGCATCAGCCCGGCCTGACCTTCCAACCCccacttcccctctccccacctctccctgctCTCCCACTCCCCG GTCACTGCAAGGGGATGCTGCACCCCCTCAAG GTGAAGAACTGATTGAGGCCGCCAAGAGGAATGACTTCTATAAG CTCCAGGAGCTGCACCGAGCTGGGGGTGACCTCATGCACCGGGATGAGCGGAGCCGCACACTCCTGCACCACGCAGTCAGTACTGGCAGCAAGGAAGTGGTCCGCTACCTGCTGGACCACG cgcccccagagATCCTTGATGCCGTTGAGGAAAA TGGGGAGACCTGTCTGCACCAGGCAGCAGCCTTGGGCCAGCGCACCATCTGCCACTACATTGTGGAGGCCGGGGCCTCGCTCATGAAGACAGACCAGCAG GGTGACACTCCCCGGCAGCGGGCTGAAAAGGCTCAGGACACGGAGCTGGCTGCCTACCTGGAAAACCGGCAGCACTACCAGATGATCCAGCGGGAGGACCAGGAGACGGCTGTGTAG
- the DGKZ gene encoding diacylglycerol kinase zeta isoform X5 produces the protein MEPRDCSPEARSSDSESASASSSGSERDAGPEPDKTPRRLSKRRFPGLRLFGHRKAITKSGLQHLAPPPPAPGAPCSESERQIRSTVDWSESATYGEHIWFETNVSGDFCYVGEQYCVAKMLKSVSRRKCAACKIVVHTPCIEQLEKINFRCKPSFRESGSRNVREPTFVRHHWVHRRRQDGKCRHCGKGFQQKFTFHSKEIVAISCSWCKQAYHSKVSCFMLQQIEEPCSLGVHAAVVIPPTWILRARRPQNTLKASKKKKRASFKRKSSKKGPEEGRWRPFIIRPTPSPLMKPLLVFVNPKSGGNQGAKIIQSFLWYLNPRQVFDLSQGGPKEALEMYRKVHNLRILACGGDGTVGWILSTLDQLRLKPPPPVAILPLGTGNDLARTLNWGGGYTDEPVSKILSHVEEGNVVQLDRWDLRAEPNPEAGPEERDESATDRLPLDVFNNYFSLGFDAHVTLEFHESREANPEKFNSRFRNKMFYAGTAFSDFLMGSSKDLAKHIRVVCDGTDLTPKIQDLKPQCIVFLNIPRYCAGTMPWGHPGEHHDFEPQRHDDGYLEVIGFTMTSLAALQVGGHGERLTQCREVLLTTSKAIPVQVDGEPCKLAASRILITLRNQATMVQKAKRRSTAPLHSDQQPVPEQLQIQVSRVSMHDYEALHYDKEQLKEASVPLGTVVVPGDSDLELCRAHIERLQQEAGSAGAKSPACQKLSPKWCFLDATTASRFYRIDRAQEHLNYVTEIAQDEIYILDPELLGASARPDLPTPTSPLPTSPCSPTPRSLQGDAAPPQGEELIEAAKRNDFYKLQELHRAGGDLMHRDERSRTLLHHAVSTGSKEVVRYLLDHAPPEILDAVEENGETCLHQAAALGQRTICHYIVEAGASLMKTDQQGDTPRQRAEKAQDTELAAYLENRQHYQMIQREDQETAV, from the exons GAAAGCCATCACCAAGTCGGGCCTCCAGCACCTggcaccccctcctcctgctcctggggCCCCGTGCAGCGAGTCAGAGCGGCAGATCCGGAGCACCGTGGACTGGAGC GAGTCAGCGACCTATGGGGAGCACATCTGGTTCGAGACCAACGTATCAGGGGATTTCTGCTATGTTGGGGAGCAGTACTGTGTAGCCAAGATGCTG AAATCGGTGTCCCGGAGAAAGTGTGCAGCCTGCAAGATCGTGGTGCACACGCCTTGCATTGAGCAGCTGGAGAAG ATAAATTTCCGCTGTAAGCCATCCTTTCGTGAATCAGGCTCCAGGAATGTCCGCGAG cCAACCTTTGTACGGCACCACTGGGTACACAGGCGACGCCAGGACGGCAAGTGTCGGCACTGTGGGAAG GGCTTCCAGCAGAAGTTCACCTTCCACAGCAAGGAGATTGTGGCCATCAGTTGTTCCTGGTGCAAGCAAGCA TATCACAGCAaggtgtcctgcttcatgctgcAGCAGATCGAGGAGCCCTGCTCCCTGGGGGTCCATGCGGCCGTGGTCATCCCACCCACCTGGATCCTCCGTGCCCGGAGGCCCCAG AATACCCTCAAggcaagcaagaagaaaaagagagcgTCCTTCAAAAGGAAATCAAGCAAGAAAGGGCCAGAG GAGGGCCGCTGGAGACCCTTCATCATCAGGCCTACCCCATCCCCACTCATGAAGCCCCTGCTGGTGTTTGTGAACCCCAAGAGTGGGGGCAACCAG GGCGCTAAGATCATCCAGTCCTTCCTTTGGTATCTCAATCCCCGACAAGTCTTTGACCTGAGCCAGGGAGGGCCCAAGGAGGC GCTGGAGATGTACCGCAAAGTACACAACCTGCGGATCCTGGCATGCGGGGGTGACGGCACA GTCGGCTGGATTCTCTCCACCCTGGACCAGCTGCGCTTAAAACCACCACCCCCTGTTGCCATACTGCCTTTGGGCACTGGCAACGACTTGGCCCGCACCCTCAACTGGGGTGGG GGCTACACAGATGAGCCTGTATCAAAGATCCTCTCCCACGTGGAGGAGGGCAACGTGGTGCAGCTGGACCGCTGGGACCTCCGCGCAGAGCCCAACCCTGAGGCAGGACCTGAGGAGCGCGATGAGAGCGCCACCGACCGG CTGCCCCTGGATGTCTTCAACAACTACTTCAGCCTGGGCTTTGATGCCCATGTCACCCTGGAGTTTCACGAGTCTCGAG AGGCCAACCCTGAGAAATTCAACAGCCGGTTTCGGAACAAGATGTTCTATGCCGGG ACAGCCTTCTCTGACTTCCTGATGGGCAGCTCCAAGGACTTGGCCAAGCACATCCGAGTGGTG TGTGATGGAACAGACCTGACCCCCAAGATTCAGGACCTGAAGCCCCAGTGCATTGTTTTCCTGAACATCCCCAg GTACTGTGCAGGTACCATGCCCTGGGGCCACCCTGGGGAGCACCACGACTTTGAGCCCCAGCGGCATGACGATGGCTACCTCGAGGTCATTGGCTTCACCATGACGTCCCTG GCAGCGCTGCAGGTGGGTGGGCACGGTGAGAGGCTGACGCAGTGCCGCGAGGTGCTGCTCACCACGTCCAAGGCGATTCCGGTGCAGGTGGACGGTGAGCCCTGCAAGCTGGCTGCCTCACGCATCCTCATCACCCTGCGCAACCAGGCCACCATGGTGCAGAAGGCCAAGCGGCGGAGCACTGCGCCTCTGCATAGCGA CCAGCAGCCAGTGCCCGAGCAGCTACAGATCCAGGTGAGCAGAGTCAGCATGCACGACTATGAAGCCCTGCATTATGACAAGGAGCAGCTCAAGGAGGCTT CTGTGCCACTGGGCACCGTGGTGGTCCCAGGAGACAGTGACCTGGAGCTGTGCCGTGCCCATATCGAGAGGCTCCAGCAG GAGGCTGGTAGTGCTGGAGCCAAGTCCCCAGCATGCCAGAAACTGTCCCCCAAGTGGTGCTTCCTGGACG ccaccactgccagCCGCTTCTACAGGATCGACCGGGCCCAG GAACACCTCAACTATGTGACTGAGATCGCACAGGACGAGATTTACATCCTGGACCCTGAGCTGCTGGGGGCATCAGCCCGGCCTGACCTTCCAACCCccacttcccctctccccacctctccctgctCTCCCACTCCCCG GTCACTGCAAGGGGATGCTGCACCCCCTCAAG GTGAAGAACTGATTGAGGCCGCCAAGAGGAATGACTTCTATAAG CTCCAGGAGCTGCACCGAGCTGGGGGTGACCTCATGCACCGGGATGAGCGGAGCCGCACACTCCTGCACCACGCAGTCAGTACTGGCAGCAAGGAAGTGGTCCGCTACCTGCTGGACCACG cgcccccagagATCCTTGATGCCGTTGAGGAAAA TGGGGAGACCTGTCTGCACCAGGCAGCAGCCTTGGGCCAGCGCACCATCTGCCACTACATTGTGGAGGCCGGGGCCTCGCTCATGAAGACAGACCAGCAG GGTGACACTCCCCGGCAGCGGGCTGAAAAGGCTCAGGACACGGAGCTGGCTGCCTACCTGGAAAACCGGCAGCACTACCAGATGATCCAGCGGGAGGACCAGGAGACGGCTGTGTAG
- the DGKZ gene encoding diacylglycerol kinase zeta isoform X6 produces MLQKSVSRRKCAACKIVVHTPCIEQLEKINFRCKPSFRESGSRNVREPTFVRHHWVHRRRQDGKCRHCGKGFQQKFTFHSKEIVAISCSWCKQAYHSKVSCFMLQQIEEPCSLGVHAAVVIPPTWILRARRPQNTLKASKKKKRASFKRKSSKKGPEEGRWRPFIIRPTPSPLMKPLLVFVNPKSGGNQGAKIIQSFLWYLNPRQVFDLSQGGPKEALEMYRKVHNLRILACGGDGTVGWILSTLDQLRLKPPPPVAILPLGTGNDLARTLNWGGGYTDEPVSKILSHVEEGNVVQLDRWDLRAEPNPEAGPEERDESATDRLPLDVFNNYFSLGFDAHVTLEFHESREANPEKFNSRFRNKMFYAGTAFSDFLMGSSKDLAKHIRVVCDGTDLTPKIQDLKPQCIVFLNIPRYCAGTMPWGHPGEHHDFEPQRHDDGYLEVIGFTMTSLAALQVGGHGERLTQCREVLLTTSKAIPVQVDGEPCKLAASRILITLRNQATMVQKAKRRSTAPLHSDQQPVPEQLQIQVSRVSMHDYEALHYDKEQLKEASVPLGTVVVPGDSDLELCRAHIERLQQEAGSAGAKSPACQKLSPKWCFLDATTASRFYRIDRAQEHLNYVTEIAQDEIYILDPELLGASARPDLPTPTSPLPTSPCSPTPRSLQGDAAPPQGEELIEAAKRNDFYKLQELHRAGGDLMHRDERSRTLLHHAVSTGSKEVVRYLLDHAPPEILDAVEENGETCLHQAAALGQRTICHYIVEAGASLMKTDQQGDTPRQRAEKAQDTELAAYLENRQHYQMIQREDQETAV; encoded by the exons ATGCTG CAGAAATCGGTGTCCCGGAGAAAGTGTGCAGCCTGCAAGATCGTGGTGCACACGCCTTGCATTGAGCAGCTGGAGAAG ATAAATTTCCGCTGTAAGCCATCCTTTCGTGAATCAGGCTCCAGGAATGTCCGCGAG cCAACCTTTGTACGGCACCACTGGGTACACAGGCGACGCCAGGACGGCAAGTGTCGGCACTGTGGGAAG GGCTTCCAGCAGAAGTTCACCTTCCACAGCAAGGAGATTGTGGCCATCAGTTGTTCCTGGTGCAAGCAAGCA TATCACAGCAaggtgtcctgcttcatgctgcAGCAGATCGAGGAGCCCTGCTCCCTGGGGGTCCATGCGGCCGTGGTCATCCCACCCACCTGGATCCTCCGTGCCCGGAGGCCCCAG AATACCCTCAAggcaagcaagaagaaaaagagagcgTCCTTCAAAAGGAAATCAAGCAAGAAAGGGCCAGAG GAGGGCCGCTGGAGACCCTTCATCATCAGGCCTACCCCATCCCCACTCATGAAGCCCCTGCTGGTGTTTGTGAACCCCAAGAGTGGGGGCAACCAG GGCGCTAAGATCATCCAGTCCTTCCTTTGGTATCTCAATCCCCGACAAGTCTTTGACCTGAGCCAGGGAGGGCCCAAGGAGGC GCTGGAGATGTACCGCAAAGTACACAACCTGCGGATCCTGGCATGCGGGGGTGACGGCACA GTCGGCTGGATTCTCTCCACCCTGGACCAGCTGCGCTTAAAACCACCACCCCCTGTTGCCATACTGCCTTTGGGCACTGGCAACGACTTGGCCCGCACCCTCAACTGGGGTGGG GGCTACACAGATGAGCCTGTATCAAAGATCCTCTCCCACGTGGAGGAGGGCAACGTGGTGCAGCTGGACCGCTGGGACCTCCGCGCAGAGCCCAACCCTGAGGCAGGACCTGAGGAGCGCGATGAGAGCGCCACCGACCGG CTGCCCCTGGATGTCTTCAACAACTACTTCAGCCTGGGCTTTGATGCCCATGTCACCCTGGAGTTTCACGAGTCTCGAG AGGCCAACCCTGAGAAATTCAACAGCCGGTTTCGGAACAAGATGTTCTATGCCGGG ACAGCCTTCTCTGACTTCCTGATGGGCAGCTCCAAGGACTTGGCCAAGCACATCCGAGTGGTG TGTGATGGAACAGACCTGACCCCCAAGATTCAGGACCTGAAGCCCCAGTGCATTGTTTTCCTGAACATCCCCAg GTACTGTGCAGGTACCATGCCCTGGGGCCACCCTGGGGAGCACCACGACTTTGAGCCCCAGCGGCATGACGATGGCTACCTCGAGGTCATTGGCTTCACCATGACGTCCCTG GCAGCGCTGCAGGTGGGTGGGCACGGTGAGAGGCTGACGCAGTGCCGCGAGGTGCTGCTCACCACGTCCAAGGCGATTCCGGTGCAGGTGGACGGTGAGCCCTGCAAGCTGGCTGCCTCACGCATCCTCATCACCCTGCGCAACCAGGCCACCATGGTGCAGAAGGCCAAGCGGCGGAGCACTGCGCCTCTGCATAGCGA CCAGCAGCCAGTGCCCGAGCAGCTACAGATCCAGGTGAGCAGAGTCAGCATGCACGACTATGAAGCCCTGCATTATGACAAGGAGCAGCTCAAGGAGGCTT CTGTGCCACTGGGCACCGTGGTGGTCCCAGGAGACAGTGACCTGGAGCTGTGCCGTGCCCATATCGAGAGGCTCCAGCAG GAGGCTGGTAGTGCTGGAGCCAAGTCCCCAGCATGCCAGAAACTGTCCCCCAAGTGGTGCTTCCTGGACG ccaccactgccagCCGCTTCTACAGGATCGACCGGGCCCAG GAACACCTCAACTATGTGACTGAGATCGCACAGGACGAGATTTACATCCTGGACCCTGAGCTGCTGGGGGCATCAGCCCGGCCTGACCTTCCAACCCccacttcccctctccccacctctccctgctCTCCCACTCCCCG GTCACTGCAAGGGGATGCTGCACCCCCTCAAG GTGAAGAACTGATTGAGGCCGCCAAGAGGAATGACTTCTATAAG CTCCAGGAGCTGCACCGAGCTGGGGGTGACCTCATGCACCGGGATGAGCGGAGCCGCACACTCCTGCACCACGCAGTCAGTACTGGCAGCAAGGAAGTGGTCCGCTACCTGCTGGACCACG cgcccccagagATCCTTGATGCCGTTGAGGAAAA TGGGGAGACCTGTCTGCACCAGGCAGCAGCCTTGGGCCAGCGCACCATCTGCCACTACATTGTGGAGGCCGGGGCCTCGCTCATGAAGACAGACCAGCAG GGTGACACTCCCCGGCAGCGGGCTGAAAAGGCTCAGGACACGGAGCTGGCTGCCTACCTGGAAAACCGGCAGCACTACCAGATGATCCAGCGGGAGGACCAGGAGACGGCTGTGTAG